A portion of the Polaribacter cellanae genome contains these proteins:
- a CDS encoding WD40/YVTN/BNR-like repeat-containing protein, translating into MKRIIEFIFVFLFLMSCRQEYLPRNIDTISIKEFKIEGSSIRAIQAVDSVSVFYAGSNGDVGFTTNSGTLWNALHIKYQDSVVPHFRSLAFNGDSYFALSIGNPALLYKISEGNSTLVYKEQDEKVFYDALSFFDDNLHGIAIGDPTKNCASIIITEDGGETWHKIPCDNLPKIEKDEAFFAASNTNIATIGSTVWIASGGGKARVLKSTNYGKSWQIFETPFVQGNGPQGIYSIDLYDENNGIAVGGDYSKPQENIANKAITTDGGKTWTIVADGKSPNYKSCVQYVPNTNGKEVFAVGKTGVSFSNDGGKTWKDISKESYYSIQFVDENNAWLSGHHKIGKLNLY; encoded by the coding sequence ATGAAAAGAATTATCGAGTTTATTTTTGTTTTCCTTTTTTTAATGTCTTGTAGGCAAGAATATCTACCAAGAAATATAGATACAATTTCTATTAAAGAATTTAAAATAGAAGGTTCTAGCATTCGTGCAATTCAGGCTGTAGATAGCGTAAGTGTTTTCTATGCAGGTTCAAATGGAGATGTTGGTTTTACGACAAATAGTGGCACTTTATGGAATGCTTTGCATATTAAATACCAAGATTCTGTCGTTCCACATTTTAGAAGTTTAGCCTTTAATGGAGATAGTTATTTTGCGTTATCCATTGGAAATCCTGCATTATTATACAAAATTTCTGAAGGAAATTCTACTTTAGTTTACAAAGAACAAGACGAAAAAGTATTTTACGATGCACTTAGTTTTTTTGATGATAATTTACACGGAATTGCAATTGGAGACCCCACAAAAAACTGTGCCTCTATAATTATAACAGAAGATGGTGGAGAAACTTGGCATAAAATTCCGTGCGATAATTTACCAAAAATCGAAAAAGATGAAGCTTTTTTTGCAGCAAGTAACACCAATATCGCTACCATTGGAAGCACAGTTTGGATTGCTTCTGGAGGTGGAAAAGCGAGAGTTTTAAAATCTACCAATTATGGCAAATCTTGGCAAATTTTCGAGACTCCTTTTGTGCAAGGAAATGGTCCACAAGGAATTTATTCCATCGATCTTTATGACGAAAATAACGGAATTGCAGTGGGTGGAGATTACTCTAAACCACAAGAAAACATAGCAAACAAAGCAATTACAACAGATGGAGGAAAAACTTGGACAATCGTTGCAGACGGAAAAAGCCCCAATTATAAAAGTTGTGTACAATATGTGCCAAATACAAATGGAAAAGAAGTTTTTGCAGTAGGTAAAACTGGTGTTTCTTTTTCTAACGATGGTGGAAAAACTTGGAAAGATATTTCTAAAGAAAGTTACTACAGCATCCAATTTGTAGACGAAAATAATGCTTGGTTAAGTGGGCATCATAAAATTGGTAAATTAAACTTGTACTAA
- a CDS encoding RNA polymerase sigma factor translates to MNQSDFLKVVLPFKDKVFRLAKRLLVSTEEAEDATQELFYKLWKSKEKIADYNNVEAFAMTMTKNYCYDRLKSKQASNLTLVHSNYKEKNTSLDKKLEYQDSVNQVHKLIENLPEQQKIIIQLRDIEEYDFEEICKMVNMKPTAVRVALSRARKTIREELIKKHNYGVS, encoded by the coding sequence ATGAACCAGTCAGACTTTTTAAAAGTTGTTTTACCATTTAAAGACAAGGTATTTCGTTTAGCAAAACGATTGTTAGTTTCTACAGAAGAAGCCGAAGATGCTACACAAGAACTGTTTTATAAATTATGGAAAAGTAAAGAAAAAATCGCAGACTATAATAATGTAGAAGCATTTGCAATGACAATGACCAAGAATTATTGTTACGATCGTTTAAAATCGAAACAAGCAAGTAATTTAACATTGGTACACAGTAATTATAAAGAGAAAAATACGTCTTTAGATAAAAAATTGGAATATCAAGACAGTGTAAACCAAGTACACAAATTGATAGAAAATTTACCAGAGCAACAAAAAATTATTATTCAACTTAGAGATATAGAAGAATACGATTTTGAGGAAATCTGTAAAATGGTAAATATGAAACCTACAGCAGTAAGAGTTGCATTATCGAGAGCGAGAAAAACAATAAGAGAAGAATTAATTAAAAAACACAACTATGGAGTTAGCTAA
- a CDS encoding S41 family peptidase: MKKIFFASFLSILFISTGCSKKEENDVLDPEFVVTVNDEINFFIRKGLNKYYLWKKDVPDLADNRFSNLEEIYTYFRKYDSPKNTFKNLLSQPGTIDRFSWIVDDYVALENSFKGINTTTGMEFGLRKYKNSSTKVYGYVRYVVPKSSAATENVKRGMLFNSVNGTQLTKSNFRTLLFGDNTALSISLANFNNGNPTANGTTISLTKTEIQENPVAVAKVIPEGSKKIGYLLYNQFARNYDGQLNAAFNKFKSEKVNDLIIDLRYNGGGSVSTASYLGSMVTGQFGGQVYSKEIWNKGITKVSPASRFINNFPTKIKNIDSNGNVVLDETINSLGLSRVYFIVSGSTASASELVINSLSSYIDVKIVGTTTVGKQVGSITLYDSENLTRNGKNLNVKHTYAMQPIVLEITNKDGKNYPKGINPKTDFNGIILAEDVENLGILGERSDPLLNRTLTYISTGMKPFGKNKASFTPTEEIFNSKLATPASNNMYTDFK, from the coding sequence ATGAAGAAAATATTTTTTGCAAGTTTTTTATCGATTCTATTTATATCTACTGGCTGTAGTAAAAAAGAAGAAAACGACGTTTTAGATCCAGAATTCGTAGTAACAGTAAATGATGAGATTAATTTTTTTATACGAAAAGGATTAAATAAGTACTATTTATGGAAAAAAGATGTTCCAGATTTAGCGGATAATAGATTTAGTAATTTAGAAGAAATTTACACTTATTTTAGAAAGTACGATTCTCCTAAAAATACGTTTAAAAATTTACTATCTCAACCAGGAACTATCGATCGTTTTTCTTGGATTGTAGACGATTACGTAGCTTTAGAAAATTCTTTTAAAGGTATAAATACTACAACAGGAATGGAGTTTGGTTTACGTAAATATAAAAATAGTAGCACCAAAGTTTATGGATATGTTAGATACGTAGTTCCGAAATCTAGCGCAGCAACAGAAAATGTAAAAAGAGGAATGCTTTTTAATTCCGTTAATGGAACACAGCTTACAAAAAGCAATTTTAGAACACTATTATTTGGCGATAACACTGCTTTGTCAATTAGCTTGGCTAATTTTAATAATGGAAACCCAACTGCAAATGGAACAACAATTTCTTTAACAAAAACAGAAATTCAAGAAAATCCTGTGGCAGTTGCAAAAGTAATTCCAGAAGGAAGCAAAAAAATAGGTTATTTACTGTACAACCAATTTGCACGAAACTACGATGGACAGTTAAACGCTGCTTTTAACAAGTTTAAGAGCGAAAAAGTAAACGATTTAATTATCGATTTAAGATATAATGGAGGTGGTTCTGTTTCAACAGCCTCTTATTTAGGAAGTATGGTTACAGGACAATTTGGTGGACAAGTTTATTCGAAAGAAATTTGGAATAAAGGCATAACTAAAGTTAGCCCTGCAAGTCGATTTATTAATAACTTTCCTACTAAAATTAAAAATATAGATTCTAATGGAAATGTTGTTTTAGACGAAACTATAAATAGTTTAGGTTTATCTAGAGTTTATTTTATTGTGTCTGGAAGTACAGCATCTGCATCTGAACTGGTAATTAATTCTCTAAGTTCTTATATAGATGTAAAAATAGTTGGAACCACAACTGTTGGAAAGCAAGTAGGCTCTATAACATTATACGATTCCGAAAATTTAACTAGAAATGGTAAAAATTTAAATGTAAAGCACACCTATGCAATGCAGCCAATTGTTTTGGAAATTACGAATAAAGATGGAAAGAATTATCCTAAAGGAATTAATCCAAAAACCGATTTTAATGGAATTATTTTAGCGGAAGATGTCGAAAACTTAGGTATTTTAGGAGAACGTTCGGATCCTCTTTTAAATAGGACTTTAACTTATATTTCTACAGGTATGAAACCATTTGGAAAAAATAAGGCTTCCTTTACTCCTACTGAAGAAATCTTCAATTCGAAATTGGCAACACCAGCAAGCAATAATATGTATACCGATTTTAAATAA
- a CDS encoding 1-acyl-sn-glycerol-3-phosphate acyltransferase, whose product MKRFAKFILYTILGWKIEGEFPKHPKKYIVIAAPHTSWVDFPIAILTRMTLGTMVHFVGKNSLFKWPFGYFFKALGGTPVDRSKNNNLVDAIIDIFNNKEEFRLGLSPEGTRKKVKNWKTGFYYIAKGASVPIVMATLDFENKKVKISEPYYTTDDKDADFRHFKAFYKNIKGKNPELS is encoded by the coding sequence ATGAAAAGATTCGCTAAGTTTATTTTATATACAATTTTGGGTTGGAAAATTGAAGGTGAGTTTCCAAAACATCCTAAAAAATATATAGTTATTGCTGCCCCTCATACAAGTTGGGTAGATTTTCCTATTGCAATATTAACCAGAATGACCTTAGGAACTATGGTGCATTTTGTGGGAAAGAATTCTCTTTTTAAATGGCCTTTTGGCTATTTCTTTAAAGCATTAGGAGGAACACCTGTAGATAGATCTAAAAATAATAATTTGGTAGATGCCATTATTGATATTTTTAATAATAAAGAAGAATTTAGATTAGGTTTATCTCCTGAAGGCACAAGAAAAAAGGTAAAAAATTGGAAAACTGGTTTCTATTACATCGCAAAAGGGGCAAGTGTACCTATTGTAATGGCTACCTTAGATTTTGAAAATAAAAAGGTAAAAATCTCTGAACCTTACTATACAACAGACGATAAAGATGCCGATTTTAGACACTTTAAGGCTTTTTATAAGAATATAAAGGGAAAAAACCCTGAATTATCTTAA
- the pepT gene encoding peptidase T yields the protein MIEKKHITDRFIKYVTIDTESDPNNTAFPSSENQWNLAKVLVKDLTDIGLEDITLDENCYIMATLPSNIEYRVPTIGFVAHIDTSPDFTGKNVKPQIVENYQGNDIILNEEENIVLSPDYFEDLLQYKGQTIITTDGTTLLGADDKAGVTEIVTAMEYLIKHPEIKHGKIRICFTPDEEVGKGAHKFDVNKFDAEWAYTIDGSQIGELEYENFNAASAKVTITGKIVHPGYAKGKMINSMLIANEFIASLPPEEVPEKTSDYEGFFHLHDLNGNVEKTVLEYIIRDHDLDLFEKRKYLMQRIAFDFNERFNKDLVEVEIKNQYFNMKEKIVPVMHIVDIVEEVMKEIGIKPLIKAIRGGTDGSQLSYKGLPCPNIFAGGHNFHGRFEYVPVESMVKATEVIVGIAKKVPEKYA from the coding sequence ATGATTGAGAAAAAACACATTACAGACAGGTTTATAAAATATGTTACAATAGATACAGAATCAGACCCAAATAATACTGCTTTTCCCAGTTCAGAAAATCAGTGGAATTTGGCAAAAGTACTTGTAAAAGATTTAACAGATATTGGGCTGGAAGATATTACTTTAGACGAAAACTGTTACATTATGGCTACTTTGCCAAGTAATATAGAATATAGAGTGCCAACCATTGGTTTTGTGGCTCATATAGATACAAGTCCAGATTTTACAGGGAAAAACGTAAAGCCACAAATTGTAGAAAACTATCAAGGAAATGATATTATTTTAAATGAGGAAGAGAACATTGTACTTTCTCCAGATTATTTCGAAGATTTATTACAATATAAAGGTCAGACGATTATTACCACAGATGGAACCACACTTTTGGGTGCAGATGATAAAGCTGGAGTTACAGAAATTGTAACTGCGATGGAATATTTAATAAAACATCCAGAAATTAAACACGGAAAAATTAGAATTTGTTTTACTCCAGATGAAGAAGTTGGTAAAGGGGCACATAAATTCGATGTTAATAAATTCGATGCAGAATGGGCATATACAATAGATGGTAGCCAAATTGGAGAATTAGAATACGAAAACTTTAACGCAGCAAGTGCCAAGGTAACAATTACAGGAAAAATTGTACATCCAGGTTATGCAAAAGGAAAAATGATAAATTCTATGCTTATTGCAAACGAATTTATTGCGTCACTTCCACCAGAAGAAGTCCCTGAAAAAACAAGCGATTATGAGGGGTTCTTTCATTTACATGATTTGAATGGAAATGTAGAAAAAACAGTATTAGAATATATTATTCGCGATCACGATTTAGATTTGTTTGAAAAAAGAAAATATCTAATGCAAAGAATTGCATTTGATTTTAACGAACGATTCAATAAAGATTTGGTGGAAGTAGAAATTAAGAACCAATATTTTAATATGAAGGAAAAAATTGTTCCTGTAATGCATATTGTAGATATTGTAGAAGAAGTAATGAAAGAAATAGGAATTAAACCTTTAATAAAAGCAATTCGTGGAGGAACAGATGGCTCTCAACTTTCATATAAAGGCTTACCTTGCCCTAACATATTTGCTGGAGGCCATAACTTTCATGGACGTTTTGAATATGTTCCTGTAGAATCTATGGTAAAAGCAACAGAAGTAATTGTAGGAATAGCAAAAAAAGTACCTGAAAAATATGCATAA
- a CDS encoding S41 family peptidase → MKNYLKAFYILFLAFSFTQCSKEYKVPDDLVVQDFVWKGLNAYYLYQDQIKDLSDRRFNSDIQLNNYLSTFLDYNELFSSLLIANDKKSTLIEDYNVLLKETPLRTAITNGMEFGIIAEQGNPDNVIGYVTHVLPNSNAASKNIERGEFFNAVNGVQLTRANFRDLLLGGADTFILNMVNFNGTTITPNAKTVSLTRENYTYPATFIEKTIPIGADNVGYLMYNNDFSKNYINELNTTFLNFKNNAVNELVLDLRYNIGTGSFVRNMAKLASLITGQFADEIFIKEKWNSKAQSWFEQNQPDSLVTKFPSKLNETTNFNSLNLKDVYIILNGDNFSGSSTVELLINSLKPYINVHLIGTQTAGNNTGSITLYNSDDYDFGNRNKSHTVALQPIVLSFYNKDDQTYKNGFTPNINLCPNENILNLGVLGERSDPILDRVLTYITSGNTGTNVVCNPNNFEYIYNSINAQRAIDKGVFIKQDLPNTN, encoded by the coding sequence ATGAAAAACTATTTAAAAGCTTTTTACATTCTATTTTTAGCCTTTTCTTTTACACAATGTTCTAAAGAATATAAAGTTCCAGACGATTTAGTTGTTCAAGATTTTGTTTGGAAAGGTTTAAATGCTTATTACTTGTACCAAGATCAAATTAAAGATTTATCTGATAGACGTTTTAATTCGGATATTCAATTGAACAATTATTTAAGCACTTTTTTAGATTATAATGAATTGTTTTCGTCTTTGTTAATTGCAAATGACAAAAAATCTACTTTAATAGAAGATTATAACGTTCTTTTAAAGGAGACTCCTTTAAGAACAGCAATTACAAACGGAATGGAATTTGGAATTATTGCAGAACAAGGAAATCCAGACAATGTAATTGGCTATGTAACACATGTTTTACCAAATTCTAATGCAGCATCAAAAAATATTGAACGTGGAGAGTTTTTTAATGCTGTTAATGGTGTACAACTAACAAGAGCCAATTTCCGAGATTTATTATTGGGTGGAGCAGATACTTTTATTTTAAATATGGTAAATTTCAATGGAACTACGATTACACCGAATGCAAAAACAGTTTCTTTAACTCGAGAAAACTATACATATCCTGCAACTTTTATAGAAAAAACAATTCCAATTGGAGCAGATAATGTTGGGTATTTGATGTATAATAACGATTTCTCTAAAAATTATATCAACGAATTAAATACCACTTTCTTAAATTTTAAAAACAATGCTGTTAACGAACTTGTTTTAGATTTGCGTTATAACATAGGTACAGGAAGTTTTGTTAGAAATATGGCTAAATTGGCAAGTTTAATTACAGGGCAATTTGCAGATGAAATTTTTATAAAAGAAAAATGGAATTCGAAAGCACAATCTTGGTTTGAGCAAAATCAGCCAGATTCTTTGGTAACAAAATTTCCATCCAAACTAAATGAAACTACAAATTTTAATAGTCTAAACTTAAAAGATGTTTACATTATATTAAATGGAGATAATTTTTCTGGTTCTTCTACAGTAGAATTATTAATAAACAGCTTAAAACCTTATATTAATGTACATTTAATTGGTACACAAACAGCTGGAAACAATACAGGCTCTATTACTTTATATAACTCCGATGATTACGATTTTGGAAACAGAAATAAGTCTCACACAGTAGCTTTACAACCAATTGTGTTAAGTTTTTATAATAAAGACGACCAAACTTATAAAAACGGATTTACTCCCAACATAAATTTGTGCCCAAATGAAAATATTTTAAACCTTGGAGTTCTTGGAGAAAGATCAGATCCTATTTTAGATCGTGTTTTAACCTACATAACTTCAGGAAACACTGGTACAAATGTTGTTTGTAACCCTAATAATTTCGAATATATTTACAACTCGATTAATGCACAAAGAGCTATAGATAAAGGAGTTTTTATAAAACAAGATTTACCTAATACAAATTAA
- a CDS encoding CsbD family protein, whose product MNSDTNEGKWKQIKGEFKEELGKITNNESTEAEGSFDKLVGKIQEKYGETREKIEKEIKSW is encoded by the coding sequence ATGAATTCAGATACAAATGAAGGTAAGTGGAAACAGATCAAAGGAGAATTTAAAGAAGAACTTGGTAAAATTACCAATAACGAATCTACTGAAGCAGAAGGGTCTTTTGATAAATTAGTTGGAAAAATTCAAGAAAAATATGGCGAAACTCGCGAAAAAATAGAAAAAGAAATAAAAAGTTGGTAA
- a CDS encoding DUF72 domain-containing protein, whose protein sequence is MKFGKVENPELIDFTLPETHKNTFRVLKRYNKLEKTSIYVGCAKWNRADLKGFYPRGTKDELEYYSTQFNSIELNATFYRNFPAQQFEKWKLKTPDNFKFFPKLGQEISHWKRLNGVEEITNSYIDNFSNLQEKLGTIFLQLHANFGPKNFSILQNFVESWPKNLPLAVEVRHKDWFEDKGIANDFYLLLEENNIANVLVDTAGRRDMMHMCLTNNEAFIRYVGTNHATDYDRLNDWVDKLKQWKEAGLQNIHFFIHQNIELASPLLAAHFIKKINLAFNLGLKIPNEKKTDKNGQTSLL, encoded by the coding sequence ATGAAATTCGGAAAAGTAGAAAATCCAGAACTCATAGATTTTACATTACCAGAAACACATAAAAATACTTTTCGTGTTTTAAAAAGGTATAATAAACTTGAAAAAACTTCTATTTATGTAGGTTGTGCAAAATGGAACAGAGCAGATTTAAAAGGTTTTTATCCAAGAGGCACCAAAGACGAACTCGAATATTATTCTACACAATTTAATTCTATTGAATTAAATGCTACTTTTTACAGAAATTTTCCAGCACAACAATTTGAAAAATGGAAATTGAAAACTCCAGATAATTTTAAGTTCTTCCCAAAATTAGGTCAAGAAATTAGCCATTGGAAGCGTTTAAATGGAGTGGAAGAGATTACCAATTCTTACATCGATAATTTTAGTAATCTTCAAGAAAAATTAGGAACTATTTTTTTACAATTGCACGCAAATTTTGGTCCAAAGAATTTTAGTATTCTCCAAAATTTTGTGGAGAGTTGGCCAAAAAATCTTCCATTAGCAGTAGAAGTAAGGCACAAAGATTGGTTTGAAGACAAAGGAATTGCGAACGATTTTTATCTACTTTTAGAAGAAAATAATATTGCCAATGTTTTGGTAGATACTGCTGGTAGAAGAGATATGATGCACATGTGTTTAACAAATAACGAAGCATTTATAAGATATGTTGGCACAAATCACGCTACAGATTACGATCGTTTAAACGATTGGGTAGATAAATTAAAGCAATGGAAAGAAGCTGGCTTGCAGAATATCCATTTTTTTATTCATCAGAATATAGAATTGGCTTCCCCTTTATTGGCAGCTCATTTTATCAAAAAAATAAACCTAGCATTTAATTTAGGTTTAAAAATTCCGAATGAGAAAAAAACAGACAAAAACGGACAAACAAGTTTGCTGTAA
- a CDS encoding patatin-like phospholipase family protein, protein MKKALVISGGGSKGAFAGGVAQYLMKKEGKEYDLFLGTSTGSLMVSHLALGMLDELKELYTNVNQETIFSNNPFKIRKVAGEKVISINHLNTLWNIINGRKTFGESKNLRSLIKRKITKEMYVKIRAANKEVVVTVSNLTANQIEYKSINDCTYDDFCDWIWGSCNYVPFMSLLEKDYCQYADGGFGSLVPIREAILRGATEIDAIILETEVTQFNRLPSKNPFSLLFEVFDFMLTHVERHNITIGKLAATNKNVKLNLYYTPTILTTNSLVFDENLMRKWWKSGFKYAKTKREELMSEFRPDVLTDQEIEEGIEDVEKLNI, encoded by the coding sequence ATGAAAAAAGCATTGGTAATTTCTGGAGGTGGAAGCAAAGGCGCATTTGCTGGCGGAGTTGCGCAATACTTAATGAAAAAAGAAGGGAAAGAATACGATTTGTTTTTAGGAACATCTACAGGAAGTTTAATGGTTTCTCATCTTGCATTAGGAATGCTAGATGAGTTAAAAGAATTATACACAAACGTTAATCAAGAAACAATTTTTAGTAACAATCCGTTTAAAATTAGAAAAGTAGCTGGTGAAAAAGTCATTTCAATAAATCATTTAAATACTTTGTGGAATATTATAAATGGTAGAAAAACGTTTGGAGAAAGCAAGAATTTACGTTCTCTTATCAAAAGAAAAATAACCAAAGAAATGTATGTTAAAATTAGAGCTGCAAACAAAGAGGTAGTGGTTACGGTTTCTAATTTAACAGCAAACCAAATTGAGTATAAATCTATAAACGACTGTACTTATGATGATTTTTGCGACTGGATTTGGGGATCTTGCAATTACGTTCCTTTTATGAGTTTGTTAGAAAAAGATTACTGCCAATATGCAGATGGTGGTTTTGGTTCTTTAGTGCCAATAAGAGAGGCTATTTTGCGTGGAGCTACAGAAATTGATGCGATTATCTTAGAAACAGAAGTTACTCAATTTAACAGATTGCCTTCTAAGAACCCATTTTCGTTATTGTTTGAGGTGTTCGATTTTATGTTAACACACGTAGAAAGGCACAATATTACTATTGGTAAATTAGCTGCAACCAATAAAAACGTAAAGTTAAATTTATATTATACACCAACCATTTTAACTACAAATTCGTTAGTTTTCGACGAAAATTTAATGCGTAAATGGTGGAAATCTGGTTTTAAATATGCAAAAACAAAACGAGAAGAATTAATGAGCGAATTTAGACCAGACGTTCTTACAGATCAGGAAATCGAAGAGGGAATTGAAGATGTAGAGAAGTTGAACATTTAA
- the rmuC gene encoding DNA recombination protein RmuC, translated as MNEIFIYLLIAILFAVIGLFIGKLLSKLNFEKDKTSLEKEKSALEERVALLQQSKDMVENNFIELQKEIKTIQQEKEKLITANTRQESEVDNLRVKLQENKGEVEKLNEKFTKEFENLANKILDEKSTKFTLQNKENLKIILNPLQEKIKVFEDKVDKTHKESIDYHAALRQQILGLKELNQQMSKETLNLTKALKGDNKMQGNWGELVLERVLEKSGLEKDREYYVQQSFTNEDGKRVLPDVVIHLPDNKKMIVDSKVSLVAYEQYINEEDELLKESFLKQHVASLKRHVEQLSDKKYEDIYGIESPDFVLLFIPIEPAFAVALNTDTNLYNKAFERNIVIVTPSTLLATLRTIDTMWNNEKQQRNALEIAKQAGALYDKFNGLLSDLIGVGKKIDASKTDYNAAMNKLFEGRGNLISSVEKLKKMGAKAKKALPENIIERANSED; from the coding sequence ATGAACGAAATATTTATTTACTTACTAATTGCAATTTTATTTGCTGTAATTGGCTTATTTATAGGGAAATTACTTTCAAAATTAAATTTCGAAAAAGACAAAACTTCTTTAGAAAAAGAAAAATCTGCCTTAGAAGAACGAGTTGCATTGTTGCAACAATCTAAAGATATGGTAGAAAATAATTTTATCGAGTTGCAAAAAGAGATTAAAACAATTCAGCAAGAAAAAGAAAAATTAATAACTGCAAACACGAGACAAGAATCGGAAGTAGATAATTTACGTGTAAAATTACAAGAGAATAAAGGTGAAGTAGAGAAACTAAATGAAAAATTCACAAAAGAGTTTGAAAACTTGGCCAATAAAATTTTAGATGAAAAATCGACAAAATTCACGCTTCAGAATAAAGAAAATTTAAAAATTATCTTGAACCCACTTCAAGAAAAAATTAAAGTTTTCGAAGATAAAGTAGACAAAACACACAAAGAAAGTATCGATTATCATGCTGCTTTACGTCAGCAAATTTTAGGCTTAAAAGAATTAAACCAACAAATGAGTAAAGAAACCTTAAACCTTACCAAAGCATTAAAAGGAGACAATAAAATGCAAGGAAATTGGGGTGAATTGGTGTTAGAGCGTGTGTTGGAGAAATCTGGTTTAGAGAAAGATAGAGAGTATTATGTACAGCAAAGCTTTACTAACGAAGATGGTAAGAGGGTTTTGCCAGATGTTGTAATTCATTTGCCAGATAACAAGAAAATGATTGTAGATTCTAAAGTTTCTTTAGTTGCCTACGAACAATATATAAATGAAGAAGATGAACTTCTAAAAGAGAGTTTTTTAAAACAACATGTAGCTTCATTAAAAAGACATGTAGAGCAATTGAGTGATAAAAAATACGAAGATATTTATGGAATAGAATCTCCAGATTTTGTATTGCTTTTTATTCCTATAGAACCTGCTTTTGCAGTTGCTTTAAATACAGATACCAATTTGTACAATAAAGCATTCGAAAGAAATATTGTAATTGTTACACCTTCTACTCTATTGGCGACTTTACGCACGATTGATACTATGTGGAATAACGAAAAACAACAACGAAATGCTTTAGAAATTGCAAAACAAGCAGGTGCTTTGTACGACAAATTTAATGGTTTATTAAGCGATTTAATTGGGGTTGGTAAAAAGATAGATGCTTCTAAGACAGATTATAATGCTGCTATGAACAAGCTGTTTGAAGGAAGAGGAAACTTAATTTCTAGCGTAGAAAAATTGAAAAAAATGGGTGCAAAAGCTAAAAAAGCACTTCCAGAAAATATTATAGAACGTGCGAACTCCGAAGATTAA